In the Toxoplasma gondii ME49 unplaced genomic scaffold asmbl.1850, whole genome shotgun sequence genome, ccttttcctctcttacCTCCCGCCCCTGGGCAATACGCCCGACCATCtcccagacagactgcataacgacacacaaccagtaacctctcacccatccgcgcatgcactcgacgaATCACATACCATACAACGGCCGgaccatgtggcgccgccacacccaacacgtcgacaattcgtgcaACAGCGacgtcggacctctggctgcCACCTGCGGCGGAACCTACACATCGCTACACCGCCCACAcagcgcttccgacgcgagccgacaaaccctcaacacgtaacctccatcacgtgcagtctctgcatggtCTGACGTCCGAGTCGAAATACGAAACCCGCTCTCTCATTCTCGCTCactgtcgcttcctgtcaacgagcagccacgccggaaaaccacctgccaatcacacacagcgaagcacttctcacccggccctccatccaccacccccaCCCCCTCATCCCACCCCAcaacctgtggcgccgccaaacgcaacacgtcggcagttcgtgccagagcgatgtcggacctctggctggCGGCCCCGCCGCGAACGCAACATGGACATGCCGCACGCACATTGCCTCCGCTGCCACCTAGCAATATTTCCTCGCGATCACCCCATCAGCAACTGTCTCGACGCTacgtggtgcggcagttgccTCGAGACACACGACATGCCCCAGCATCATTTTGTTCCCTTACCTCCAGGGCCTGAACAGAACGCCCAACAATCTCGTAGACAGACTGCACCACGACATACAACCAATAACCcctcacccatccgcgcaggtacgcgacgagACTCATACAGGAAAAAGGCAGGGCCATGtggggccgccacacgccacaagcggcgtattccgaaacgagtgaactcggatcgttcgcttccgcaactggattggcccacgcatcccacgccggacactcactctctgaaggataCCGACAACACGCCATCGAGTATCGGGTACAAGttgtcgtttctccacgGGGTCGTATTCGCCGCCAAAGATAAAAGATGCTGCATCGCTCTCCCTTATATTCCCTTCCTGTACACCCATCGCCACAGCAAGAATCTACCAGACAATGAGACAGACTGTagcaggcgacgcagcgagATTATCTCAAATGGTACCCCAGACTGTCACCTCTTCACAtctgtggcggcgccacgCGCAAGGAGTCGACAGTGCGTGCCCGAGTGCCGGTGGGCTCCTAGGGAGCACCCGTGCCGACAATCTAGCATGGAGATGCCGCACGTAGAGTGCCGCCGCTGCCAGCTAACAACACATCATCGCGGTGACCTCATCAGCAATGGTCTCTacgtggtgcggcagttgTCGCGAAATGCAGAACACCCCCGTGCgtccgtttcgtctcttaCTGTCCGCCTCTGAACAACAACCGCAACCATctcgcagacagactgcacaaAGACACACAGCCAATAACGTCTCACAcattcgcgcatgcacccgaCGACACTCCTTCCACGTACCAGCCGACCCATGAGGGGCCGCCACacccaacacgtcgacaattcgtgccagagtgccGTCAGACCTCTGGCGAGCACCTGTGCCGCGAACGCAAAATGGACATGCCGCACGCAGAGTGCCTCCACTGCCACCTAACGACACCTCCTCGCGGTcaccccatcagcagtagtctctacgtggcCCGGCACGTGTCGCGAAATGCAGAACACGCCCGCGcaactttttcttctcttacATCCAGGGCCTGAACAGAACGCCCAACAACCTCGCAGACAGACTGAACCACGACACACTACCAATAAcctctcacccatccgcgcaggtacgcgacgagactcatacgggaaaaaggcaggGCCATGtggggccgccacacgccacaagcggcgtattccgaaacgagtgaactcggatcgttcgcttccgcaactGGATTGGTCCACGCATCCCAGGCCGGAcactcactctctgaaggataCCGACAACACGTCATCGAGGAGAGGATACAAGTTGTCGTTTCTCCGCGGGGTCGTATTCGCCTCCAAAGGTAGAAGATGCTGCATCGCTCTCCCTTATATTCCCTTCCTGTACAGCCGTTGCCACGGCGTGAAAGCACTTGACATTGACACAGCCTGCGGCAGGCTATACAGCGATAATATCTTACAACGTACCCCAGACTGTTACAACCTCCTGACAGCTGTGGCGccaccaaacgcaacacgtcgacagaTCGTGCCcgagtgatgtcggacctcgGGGAGCACCTGTACCGCAAATGAAACATGGTCGTCCCGCCCGCAcagcgcctccgccgccagctaactacacctcatcgcggtcaccccatcagcagtagtctctacgtggtgcggcagttgccaCGAGACACGCCACACGCCCCGGCGTCATTTTGCTCTCTTACCTCCCACGCCTGAACAAAACGGTCGACCATCtcccagacagactgcataaCGATACACAACCAGTATCCTCTCACCCATCTGCGCATTTACGCGACGAGTCGCATACCATACAACGCCCGgaccatgtggcgccgccacacccaccacgtcgacaattcgtgccagagtgccGTCAGACCTCTGGGGACCACCTGTACCGCAAATGTAACATGGACATGCCGCTCGCAcagcgcctccgccgccagctaaaaacacctcatcgcggtgacccAATCAGCAGTAGTCTGTACGTGGTCCAGCACGTGTCTCGAAATGCAGAACACGCCCGCgcatccttttcttctcttacCCTCGCCACCTGAAGCATACGCCCAACAATCTCGAAGAGAGACTGCACAAACGGCACACAACCAATAAAcgctcacccatccgcgcaggtacgcgacgagactcatacgggaaaaaggcaggGCCATGtggggccgccacacgccacaagcggcgtattccgaaacgagtgaactcggatcgttcgcttccgcagCTGGATTGGTCCACGCATCCCAGGCCGAAcactcactctctgaaggataCCGACAACACGTCATCGAGTATCGGGTACAAgttgtcctttctccacggggTCGTATTCGCCTCCAAAGGTAGAAGATGCCGCATCGCTCTCCCTTATATTCCCTTCCTGTACACCCTTCGCCACAGCAAGAATCTACCAGACAATGAGACCGACTGCagcaggcgacgcagcgagATTATCTCAAATGGTACCCCAGACTGTCACCTCTTCACAtctgtggcggcgccacgCGCAAGGAGTCGACAGTGCGTGCCCGAGTGCCGGCGGGCTTCTAGGGAGCCCCCGTGCCGACAATCTAGCATGGACATGCCCCACGCAGAGTGCCGCCGCTGCTAGCTAACTACACCTTATCGCggtgaccccatcagcagtagtctcttCGTGATGTGGCAGTTGCATCGAGGCACACAACACGCCCACGCAAGTATTCCTTCTCTTACCATCAGGGCCTGAACAAAACGCCCGACAATctcgcagacagactgcacaaAGACACCAGCAATGACCcctcacccatccgcgcatgcactcgacgaGCCGCATACCATACAACGGCCGgaccatgtggcgccgccacacccaacacgtcgacaattcgtgccagagtgccGTCAGACCTCTGGGGACCACCTGTGCCGCAAATGTAACATGGACATGCCGCTCGCAcagcgcctccgccgccagctacCGACACCTTCTCGCGGTCACCCCATCAGTAGTAGCCTCTACGTGGCCCGGCACGTGTCTCGAAATGCAGAACACGCCCGCGCgtccatttcttctcttaCCACCGACGCCTGAAGAATACGCCCAAGGATctcgcagacagactgcacaacgacacacaaccaaTAACCTCTCACACATCCGCACGGGTACGCGACAAGACTCATACaggaaaaaggcaggaccgtgtggggccgccacacgccacaagcggcgtattccgaaacgagtgaactcggatcgttcgcttccgcaactGGATTGGTCCACGCATCCCAGGCCGAAcactcactctctgaaggaCACCGACAACACGTCATCGAGGAGAGGGTACAAGttgtcgtttctccacgGGGTCGTATTCGCCTCCAAAGGTAGAAGATGCTGCATCGCTCTCCCTTGTATTCCCTTCCTGTACAGCCGTTGCCACGGCGTGAAAGCACTGGACATTGACACAGCCTGCGGCAGGCTATACAGCGATAATGTCTTACAACGTACCCCAGACTGTTACAACCTCCTGACAGCTGTGGTGCCACCAGACGCTACACGTCGACAGATCGTGCCcgagtgatgtcggacctccGGGAGAACCTGTGCCGCAAATAAAACATGGTCGTCccgcccgcacagtgcctccgccgccagctaactacacctcatcgcggtcaccccatcagcagtagtctctacgtggtgcggcagttgccacgagacacaCCACACGCCCCCGCGTCCTTTTGCTCTCTTACCTCCCACGCCTGAGCAAAACGGTCGACCAGCTACGAAACTGACTGcataacgacacacaaccagtaacctctcacccatccgcgcatgcactcgacgaGCCGCATATCATACAACGGCCGgaccatgtggcgccgccacacccaacacgtcgacaattcgtgccagagtgccGTCAGGCCTTTCGCGAGCACCTGTGCCGCAAATGTAACAATGACATGCCCCacgcacagtgcctccgccgccagctaaGAACACCTCATCTCggtgaccccatcagcagtagaTTCTTCGTGTTGAGGCAATTGCatcgagacacagaacacgGCCGGCAGTATTTTCTTATCTTACATCCATGGCCTGAAGAAAACGCCCAACCATCtcccagacagactgcacaacgacacacaaccggtaacctctcacccatccgcgcattTACGCGACGAATCGCATACCATACAACGGCCGgaccatgtggcgccgccacacccaacacgtcgacaattcgtgcaAGAGCGacgtcggacctctggctgcCACCTGCGGCGGAACCTAGACATCGCTACACCGCCCACAcagcgcttccgacgcgagccGACAAACCCTCAACACGTAACCTCCATCACGTGTGGACTCTGCATGGTCTGACGTCCGAGTCGAAATACGAAACCCGCTCTCCCATTCTCGCTCactttcgcttcctgtcaacgAGCAGCCACGCCGGGAAACCACCCGCCAatcacacacagcgaagcaCTTCTAACCCGCCCCACCATCCACTCCCTCCCAAGCCCTCATCCCACCCCGcaacctgtggcgccgccaaacGCACCACGTCGGCAGatcgtgccagagtgatgtcCGACCTGGCGGAGCATCTGTGTCGCAAATGAAACATGGTCGTCCCGCCCGCAcagcgcctccgccgccagctaactacacctcatcgcggtcACCCCATCAGCTGTAGTCCCTACGTGGTCCGGCAGTTGCCACGAGACACGCCACACGCCCCCGCGTCCTTTTGCTCTCttacctcccgcgcctgaACAAAACGGTCGACCATCtcccagacagactgcataacgacacacaacaAGTAACatctcacccatccgcgcatgcacccgaCGAATCGCATACCATACAACGGCCGgaccatgtggcgccgccacacccaacacgtcgacaattcgtgccagagtgccGACGGACCTCTGGCTGCCACCTGCGGCGGAACCTAGACATTGCTACACCGCCCACACGgcgcttccgacgcgagccgacaaaccctcaacatgtaacctccatcacgtgtagtctctgcatggTCTGACGTCCGAGTCGAAATACGAAACCCGCTCTCCCATTCTCGCTCactttcgcttcctgtcaacgAGCAGCCACGCCGGGAAACCACCCGCCAatcacacacagcgaagcaCTTCTAACCCGCCCCACCATCCACTCCCTCCCAAGCCCTCATCCCACCCCGcaacctgtggcgccgccaaacGCACCACGTCGGCAGatcgtgccagagtgatgtcCGACCTGGCGGAGCATCTGTGTCGCAAATGAAACATGGTCGTCCCGCCCGCAcagcgcctccgccgccagctaactacacctcatcgcggtcACCCCTTCAGCTGTAGTCCCTACGTGGTCCGGCAgttgccacgagacacaCCACACGTCCCCGCGTCATTTTGCTCTCTTACCTCCACGGCCTGAACAAAACGCCCAAGAACCCCGCAGAGAGActgcacaacgacacacaaccagTAGcctctcacccatccgcgcacTTACGCGACGAGTCACATACCATACAACGGCCGgaccatgtggcgccgccacacccaacacgtcgacaattcgtgccagagtgccGACGGACCTCTGGCTGCCACCTGCGGCGGAACCTAGACATCGCTACACCGCCCACAcagcgcttccgacgcgagccgacaaaccctcaacatgtaacctccatcacgtgcagtctctgcatggcctgACGTCCGAGTCGAAATACGAAACCCGCTCTCTCATTCTCGCTCactttcgcttcctgtcaacgAGCAGCCACGCCGGGAAACCACCTGCCAATCACACACAGCGACGCACTTCTAACCCGGCcctccatccaccacccccaccccctcatcccaccccgcaacctgtggcgccgccaaacgcaacacgtaggcagttcgtgccagagtgatgtcggacctctggctggCGGCCCCGCCGCAAACGCAACATGGACATGGCGCACGCAGAGTTCGTCCACTGCGACCTAACGACACCTCCTCGCGGTcaccccatcagcagtagtctcgACGCTacgtggtgcggcagttgccaCCAGACACACCACACGCCCCCGCGTCCTTTTGCTCCCTTACTTCCCGCCCCTGGGCAATACGCCCGACCATCtcccagacagactgcataacgacacacaaccggtaacctctcacccatccgcgcatgcactcgacgaGTCACATACCATACAACGGCCGgaccatgtggcgccgccacacccaacacgtcgacaattcgtgccagagtgccGACGGACCTCTGGCTGCCACCTGCGGCGGAACCTAGACATCGCTACACCGCCCACAcagcgcttccgacgcgagccgacaaaccctcaacacgtaacctccatcacgtgtagtctctgcatggcctgACGTCCGAGTCGAAGTACGAAACCCGCTCTCCTATTCTCGCTCactttcgcttcctgtcaacgagcagccacgccggaaaaccacctgccaatcacacacagcgaagcaCTTCTAACCCGGCcctccatccaccacccccaccccctcatcccaccccgcaacctgtggcgccgccaaacgcaacacgtcggcagTTTGTGCCCGAGGGATGTCGGACCTCACGGAGCATCTGTGGCGCAAATGAAACATGGTCGTCCCGCCCGCAcagcgcctccgccgccagctaaCAACACTTCCTCGCGGTGACCCCATCAGCTGTAGTCTCGACGCTacgtggtgcggcagttgccaCCAGACACACCACACGCCCCCGCGCCCTTTTGCTCTCTTACCTCCCGCCCCTGGGCAATACGCCCGACCATCtcccagacagactgcataacgacacacaaccggtaacctctcacccatccgcgcatgcactcgacgaGTCACATACCATACAACGGCCGgaccatgtggcgccgccacacccaacacgtcgacaattcgtgccagagtgccGACGGACCTCTGGCTGCCACCTGCGGCGGAACCTACACATCGCTGCACCGCCCACAcagcgcttccgacgcgagccgacaaaccctcaacacgtaacctccatcacgtgtagtctctgcatggcctgACGTCCGAGTCGAAGTACGAAACCCGCTCTCCTATTCTCGCTCactttcgcttcctgtcaacgagcagccacgccggaaaaccacctgccaatcacacacagcgaagcaCTTCTAACCCGGCcctccatccaccacccccaccccctcatcccaccccgcaacctgtggcgccgccaaacgcaacacgtcggcagTTTGTGCCCGAGGgatgtcggacctctggctggCGGCCCCGCCGCAAACGCAACATGGACATGGCGCACGCAGAGTGCCTCCACTGCGACCTAACGACACCTCCTCGCGGTcaccccatcagcagtagtctctacATGGCCCGGCACGTGTCTCGAAATGCAGAACACGCCCACGCgactttctcgtctcttaCCTTCGCTGCCTGAGGAATACGCCCAAGAATctcgcagacagactgcacaacgacacacaagCGGTAAcctctcacccatccgcgcatgcactcgacgaGTCACATACCATACAACGGCCGgaccatgtggcgccgccacacccaacacgtcgacaattcgtgccagagtgccGACGGACCTCTGGCTGCCACCTGCGGCGGAACCTACACATCGCTGCACCGCCGACAcagcgcttccgacgcgagccGACAAACCCTCAACACGTAACCTCCATCACATGAGGCCTCTGCATGGTCTGACGTCCGATTCGAAGTACGAAACCCGCTCTCTCATTCTCGCTCactttcgcttcctgtcaacgAGCAGCCACGCCGGGAAACCACCTGCCAATCACACACAGCGACGCACTTCTAACCCGGCcctccatccaccacccccaccccctcatcccaccccgcaacctgtggcgccgccaaacgcaacacgtcggcagttcgtgccagagtgatgtcggacctctggctggCGGCCCCGCCGCAAACGCAACATGGACATGGCGCACGCAGAGTGCCTCCACTGCGACCTAACGACACCTCCTCGCGGTCACCCCATCAGCTGTACTCTCTACGTGGCCCGGCACGTGTCTCGAAATGCAGAACACGCCCGCGCgtccatttcttctcttaCCTTCGCTGCCTGAAGAATGCGCCCAAGAATctcgcagacagactgcacaacgacacacTACCAATAAcctctcacccatccgcgcaggtacgcgacgagactcatacgggaaaaaggcaggaccgtgtggggccgccacacgccaCAAGCAGCGTAttccgaaacgagtgaactcggaTCGTTCGCTTCGGCAGCTGGATTGGTCCACGCATCCCAGGCCGGAcactcactctctgaaggataCCGACAACACGTCATCGAGGTGCGGGAACATGttgtcgtttctccacgGGGTCGTATTCGCCTCCAAAGATAAAAGATGCTACATCGTTCACCCTTGTATTCCCTTCCTGTACAGCCGTTGCCACGGCGTGAAAGCACTGGACATTGACACAGCCTGCGGCAGGCTGTGCAGCGATAATGTCTTACAACGTACCCCAGACTGTTACAACCTCCTGACAGCTGTGGTGCCACCAgacgcaacacgtcgacagaTCGTGCCcgagtgatgtcggacctgGCGGAGCATCTGTGTCGCAAATGAAACATGGTCGTCCCGCCCGCAcagcgcctccgccgccagctaaCAACGCTTCCTCGCGGTGACgccatcagcagtagtctctacgtggtgcggcagttgccaCGAGACACGCCACACGCCCCGGCGTCATTTTGCTCTCTTACCTCCCGCCCCTGGGCAATACGCCCGACCATCtcccagacagactgcataacgacacacaaccggtaacctctcacccatccgcgcatgcactcgacgaGTCGCATACCATACAACGGCCGgaccatgtggcgccgccacacccaacacgtcgacaattcgtgccagagtgccGACGGACCTCTGGCTGCCACCTGCGGCGGAACCTAGACATCGCTACACCGCCCACAcagcgcttccgacgcgagccgacaaaccctcaacatgtaacctccatcacgtgcagtctctgcatggcctgACGTCCGAGTCGAAATACGAAACCCGCTCTCTCATTCTCGCTCactttcgcttcctgtcaacgAGCAGCCACGCCGGGAAACCACCCGCCAatcacacacagcgaagcaCTTCTAACCCGGCCCTCCATCAACCACCCCCCATGCCCTCATGCCACCCCGcaacctgtggcgccgccaaacgcaacacgtcggcagttcgtgccagagtgatgtcggacctctggctggCGGCCCCGCCGCAAACGCAACATGGACATGGCGCACGCAGAGTGCCTCCACTGCGACCTAACGACACCTCCTCGCGGTCACCCCATCAGCTGTACTCTCTACGTGGCCCGGCACGTGTCTCGAAATGCAGAACACGCCCGCGGgtccatttcttctcttaCCTTCGCTGCCTGAAGAATACGCCCAAGAATctcgcagacagactgcacaacgacacacTACCAATAAcctctcacccatccgcgcaggtacgcgacgagactcatacgggaaaaaggcaggaccgtgtggggccgccacacgccacaagcggcgtattccgaaacgagtgaactcggatcgttcgcttccgcaactGGATTGGTCCACGCATCCCAGGCCTGAcactcactctctgaaggaCACCGACAACACGTCATCGAGTATCGGGTACAAGttgtcgtttctccacgGGGTCGTATTCGCCTCCAAAGGTAGAAGATGCTACATCGTTCACCCTTATATTCCCTTCCTGTACAGCCGTTGCCACGGCGTGAAAGCACTGGACATTGACACAGCCTGCGGCAGGCTGTACAGCGATAATGTCTTACAACGTACCCCAGACTGTTACAACCTCCTGACAGCTGTGGTGCCACCAgacgcaacacgtcgacagaTCGTGCCcgagtgatgtcggacctgGCGGAGCATCTGTGTCGCAAATGAAACATGGTCGTCCCGCCCGCAGAGCGCCTCCGCCGCAAGCTAACAACGCTTCCTCGCGGTGACgccatcagcagtagtctcgACGCTacgtggtgcggcagttgccaCCAGACACACCACACGCCCCCGCGTCCTTTTGCTCTCTTACCTCCACAACCTAAACAAAACGCGCAACAATCTCGCAGAGAGActgcacaacgacacacaaccgGTAACgtctcacccatccgcgcatgcactcgacgaATCGCATACCATACAACGCCCGGACCATGTAGGGCCGCCACACGGCACAAGCGGCGTAttccgaaacgagtgaactcggatcgttcgcttccgcaactggattggcccacgcatcccacgccggacactcactctctgaaggataCCGACAACACGCCATCGAGTATCGGGTACAAGttgtcgtttctccacgGGGTCG is a window encoding:
- a CDS encoding hypothetical protein (encoded by transcript TGME49_329000), with product MSLVAYLRGWASEVVFRRGCSLTGSDICLGDGRAYCPGAGESECPAWDAWANPVAEANDPSSLVSEYAACGVWRPQTVLPFSRMSLVAYLRGWSVCEMVAVVVQKRTEGNIRESDAASFIFGGEYDPVEKRQLVPDTRWRVVGILQRSVYEIVGRSVQALEVVFRRGCSLTGSDSSAAGGSQRSDVALARIVDVLGVAAPHGPAVVWYVTRRVHARMESECPAWDAWANPVAEANDPSSLVSEYAACAVWRPYMVRALYGCGESECQAWDAWTNPVAEANDPSSLVSEYAACGVWRPHTVLPFSRMSLVAYLRGWAAKSVWEMVGRIAQGRESVCEILGRILQAAKSVCEILGRIPQAAKSVWEMVGRIAQGREVVFRRGCSLTGSEICLGDGRAYCPGAGSGFPAWLLVDRKRNLSAGFLGVLFRPWRCSARSDITLARSADVVRLAAPQVAGWDEGLGGSGCLSGRWSTVLFRRGRLRVCLGDGWAFSSGHGFSFVAGRPFCSGVGGSPGGPTSLGHDLSTCSVWWHHSCQEVVTVWVCLRDPWAYSSGVGGGPQRSDGTLARIVDVLGVAAPHGPAVVWYAARRVHARMGPDESECSAWDAWTNPAAEANDPSSLVSEYAACGVWRPHMALPFSRMSLVAYLRGWVARVVPRGLTALWHELSTWWVWRRHMVRALYGVGGAPRGPTSLGHDLSTCCVWWRHSCQEVVTVWESECPAWDAWTNPVAEANDPSSLVSEYAACGVWRPHMALPFSRMSLVAYLRGWSVCEMVAVVVQRRTEGNIRESDAASFIFGGEYDPVEKRQLVPDTRWRVVGILQRSVYEIVGRSVQALEVVGWDEGVGVVDGGPGSAAGGSQRSDVAVARIVDVLGVAAPHGPAVVCLSGRWSGVLPRGGSCQEVVTVWVRLRHCWVYSSGVGGDSQRSDVAVARIVDVLGVAAPHGLAVVWYATRRVNARMESECPAWDAWSNPVAEANDPSSLVSEYGACGVWRPHMVLPFSRMSLVVYVRGWAAESVWEMLGRIAQARESVCNIVGRILQAAAVAGWDEGVVFRRGCALTGSESDSQRSDVAVARIVDVLGVAAPHGSAGQDGQDGDRQRSDITRARSVDVSGVAAPHGPAVVWRRRFSPRYDITLARIVDVLGVAAPHGRAVVCCQEVVTVWGTL